CTTTGATGCCTAATTTATCAAGTGCCTGAAAGTTCAAGTAGATCTGCTTTGTGCTGGCCTTACTGCACCTCCTGCACGTTTCCTCTTCATGAATATGGTCCACTCCTTGCGCTGGCCTTACTGCCTGTACCTCCTGCATGTTTCCCCTTCATGAATATGGATTGATCCACTCACATTGATCTTTCttgtttcatttttttttggaaatataTTTTTGGCCCCATGTTCCAATGCTTTCATTTTTTTTATCTTTATACACACTTACACAGTATGATTTTCCTATGCTGAATTGCCTGTAACTCACCATGTTGCTTTATTCTGCCTTCTCTCCATCCTTTCTAACGTATGGGTCATGCAAGCCAGTACTGCTTTCTGAAACACCCATTACTCTGTGCTGGCTGGCTGGAGTGACAGATCATGAAAGTACGGAATGATCTATTTTGTCTTCTCTCAAGTCCTTTTGTCTTACAAGTTTACCGGATCTACGCTAAGATTTCCTAGATTTTCACAAAGACCACACATGTAAACATGCACGATGCGACAAATTGCCATTTCATTCAGATAATGAAGCAATGCTTCAGAGTTCAGAGAGGAAAGACCTTATTCCCACTTCATGATAACATCGGTGTTATTTAGTGACAAAGTACACTACTGGTCGGAGAAAATTTTCCAAGCTGCCATCTCTATGTTCTAAGTTTCTTGGCACCACTCGAGATCAGAATCGAATTTGTGCAGACAGATGTATGTATATGCTGAACTTACCAGAACTTCCATCTTGAGCTTAAATACTTTGGACACTGGGTCTTCGGACCCTTGTAGGTGCCTCGGTACCCTCCATCCACTGGCTTGCCGGCATCAGTGGAAAATTCATTCAAGTGGGGCTCTCACCCCTCCGGTGACGTCTTCAAAAAATACTTTGCTCAGGCCAGACAAATGTCAGTGTAAGATAACCCACCATGAGGAGATGCCTCTTTGAGTTGCAATTGTTGGTGAGTAACGGTGTCAACACTGACAGTGAAGACATTCAGTGGAGAAGGCGTAAGTGAGCAGGGCGGGAAGGCTTCAGTTTGAATGTTGAACACGAGAGCAGAGCCACGGttgcggtgaccgcgcccacgacGTGCAACTCTCTATAGTGTGTGTTTTTAGAGTCATGTATCTTTGTTTAGCGGTTGTATTAGCTAAAGTGTGTGTGCTAGACTACTGGTATAAGTAGCTAGgagttccttgagttgttttatCGCAGGAACCATTGGTCAGGCGCATTGTATCATGAGCCATTGTGAGTGAAAAAGGGCACGGTCTCCCGGGCGACCTCCGGGCAATTGCTTCTGTGTTCATCGTTTGTTCTTGCGTTCATTGTTCTTGTTGATCGATCTAGCCACCATACAGCGAGTATTTGAGATCCTTCGCTAAAATCTGGTATCGGAGCCTCTTTACTCGCGGAGACATCCACAGATCGTGTCCATGTCGATCGTCATCGGGGGAGAGGGAGCACGAGGCGACGAGGAGACACGGCAGGTGTATCCTCCGCTGACGAGCACGAACTACACCAGTTGGTGTATTCGGGTGCAGGCGATCATGGAAGATTAGGGGGTGTGGGAGGTGGTGGAGCCGGAGGCGGGGACGTCGACCTTGTCTGCGGCGGATGCGGCGAAAGCAACCGCCAAGGACAAGAAGGTGCGGGCGCATCTCCTATAGTGCTTGCCCGACGACTTGCTGATGCAAGTTGTGAAGAAGAAAACTAGGAAGGAGGTGTGGGATTCCCTGAAGGCGCGCTTCGTTGGAGCAGATCGGGTGAAGGACGCACGGTTGCAGACGCTCAAGAGCGAGTTTGATGCCATCCGGATGAAGGATGACGAGTCACTTGACCAAATTGTTGGAAAACTGACGGCGATGTCGGTCAAGTACAACAGTTTGGGGGGGAGCCTGGATGATGTTGCGTTGGTGAAGAAATTGTTTGATATCGTGCCCGATCGATACCTCAATGTCGTGGCCGGTATCGAATAGTTTTATGACCTGAAGATGCTGGCGTTTGATGAGGCGGTGGGGCATCTAAAGGCGTTCGAGGAGTGCACACGGCAGGGAGCTGGCGGCGCGAGATCAGAAGGTGGGCAGATGTTGCTCACACTGGCGGAGTGGGAAGCCAGACAGAAGAACTCGGGCGGCGATTCATCCGAGAAGGGGAGGAAGCAATACAGAGGGCGTGCCCGTGGTGGTGGTAGCGGTGGCCACGCCGGTGGTGGCGACGCCGGCAATTAGGGCACGGGGAAGCGTGACAAGAGTCACataaagtgcttcaagtgccacaagTACGGGCACTACGCCTATAGATGCTCGGGTGAGAAGAAGGGAGAGGAGGGGCACTGCGTGAAGGCGAAGGAGAAGGAGCCGATGGTGCTGCTCACGGAAATAGCAGCGCTGGGACTGCTCGAGCACCCGCCAAGAAGCCAAGTTCAGAGGGTGTTTCTGAATGAGGTGAAGATTATGCCTGAACTCCATTTGTCTGATGGTGGTGGTCCATCAGGCAACATTTGGTACCTGGAGAATGgagccagcaaccacatgacgggtgATCTACAAAAGTTCAGAGATCTGGATCGTGCTGTTTTTGGCAAGGTGAGGTTTGGTGATGACTCTACTGTTGAAATTCAAGGTAGAGGTACAATTGTGTTACAAGGAAAATATGGTGATCAATGGGTGCTTTCTGATGTTTATTACATTCCCAAACTTAGAAGCAATCTTGTTAGTCTTGGTCAACTGACAGAAATTGGGCATAGAATTCTTCTAGATGATGATGTGCTAGAAGTTTTGGAAAAACAACCACTAAGATTGATCatgagggttcctagaacactgaACAAATTGTACAAGATAGAGTTAAAACCAGTAGAGCCTAAATGTTTGATGGCAAGCATTGGGAACCAAGCTTGGTTGTGGCATGGCAGGCTTGGGCATGTCAACTTTAGATCTCTGAAATAGTTGGTGGGTAAGGAGATGGCTACTAGGGTGCCTAACATTAATCACCCAGAGCAGGTGTGTAGTGACTGTCTAGCATCTAAGAAGACAAGATCACCATTTCCTAAGGCAACAAAGTGGCACTCTGAAGAAAAATTCAATCTGGTGTATGTTGATTTGTGTGGACCAATAAAACCAGCAACAGCAGGTGGAAATAGGTACTTCATGCTATTGGTTGATGATCACTCTAGGTGGATGCAGGTGTTTTTGTTGAAAAACAAAGATCAGGCATGTGATGCTTTTGtcaggtgtaaggaaaatggaccctaggcccatttactttggattttggtgtttgatgaccaacacaaccaaattgaactaatgaatttgcaagtgattgttttgtagttcaataggatgcaagacgtgacttggacaaatgcgacgtgatgatccaatgatcaacacctcaagcaagaccttaggagcacaagagaagacccaagatatcaagcaaagtccaagcatgaagataggaaccaagccgcacgcaagatcgcgaagaaacgagctcacagaagcgaccgaacgctggaccagacattggaagaaagtgaccggatgctccgatcaatggctcggcaacagcaggtgtcagcagcagcgatcggacgctaaacAAGTgaattgaccggacacaccgatggCATTGTTCATCAGCCCAGCAACAGACTCAGcatggaccggacactggtggcaAATCGACCGGATGCAAGACaatagcgtccgatcgagtacagaaaggttccagagcggcgaacttgtgaccggacatgtccggtggcaagtgaccggacgatggcagcgtccgattagttgttTCGTGGCTTCAACAGTCgagacgaccgaacgcgtccgatcaggacgactccagcgtccggtcagtagcagaaaagcaggacttcgtccccaatggctactttctcagtggggcttataaatacaaccccaaccggccatttgaagggaGCGAAGCTGAGGAaatatatcaagggtgttgatacaccattttagtgatctccacttgcatattgcttagtgttttattaggtgattagcgtaggtgctttacgaagtgcttaggttgattagaccaccgcttatgcgcttgctctaagtttaggcctagtgtttagtgaggtttgcatacctcttaccactcggtgcttgagcgcactgaaaggatcaagatgcccaagagggggggtgaattgggctaattctaaattttcttgcaataatcaaatcctacggatagcctaattaaccccttgtgcctagaaaagtgtttctatcaaatttacgcacaaagacttgcaacctatgttccaaacttactttagcatagcaattctacgaatgtaaagacaagtattgaatttgctcaaagtaaatactcaaagtaaatgctcaaagtaaatgctcaaagtaaatggagagaggaacgcggcgatgttttgccgaggtatcggagagttgccactctccactagtcctcgttggagcacccgcgcaagggtgtagctcccccttgatccgcgcaaggatcaagtgctctctacaggttgattcttcgacactccgtcgcggcgaatcacccaaagtcgctcacaacttgagttgggtcacccacaagctccgccgggtgatcaccaagctcccaatcaccaccgagccgtctaggtgatggcgatcaccaagagtaacaagcacgaactctcacttgaccacgcgaagcctaatgagaagatggatgcacacttgtctactcttgattcactaatgaggtttcactcttggattctcaaatcacaaacacctcactaggaccttgctcttcttggcactcacaaacgtgtttctcagctgttggaatgagcaaaagtaactccactcacgagtggagcttctatttataaggcagcctaaaaaacgaaccgttatgagcttctgcggggtgaccggacgctccgatcgttttgaccggacgctccggtcagttcaacccgcgcaacagttttcatgTGATGACCGAacactgtcagggtccggtcaccactgaccggacgcgtccggtcacactttctcaagtctggacccttactggagtcgaccggacgctggccctcagcgtccggtcacattgaccttccagcgtccggtcacaccagacttgatctcctcagtcaaatgaactgaccggaccctacggccagcgtccagtcgcaccggagccagcgtccggtcagtatttgaccctccattcacttccaactttcgaacatatgtgaataaagtttgctccaaaggatcttaggcattcataggagctacctagagctagttttaataagtgtgcaccacacctaactcactagactcaactaggtcaagctacccgttcataccccccttcatagtacggctaaaggaaaaacaaagtcctaaactactctaagtgtctctccaacttcaattgacacttagaactagttatccttaaccttatcgtccatcctttgaaaaccgaaacgatttccatcgtaggggcatgacaaactagattgcccaatcgatctccattaccatgacctaacttaattgcctctgcaaaacacacgttagtcatagtaatcttgtattgacattaatcaccgaaatccaactaggggcctagatgctttcacgcaccattgttgtacatcagaggggcttgtagtcttgcgagatcacaccaaccgtgtttgtggtgtggccgccaccgtgtaccgaagggaacaaggccctcggtgttttggccggaagcttgatagtgaagatggcggggagcatccgggagaggcttgccggaaggcacatcggagacccacttgcgcgtgggaaaggcccgaggctatccacagagctacccgaccgggagcttggcccttgcgagggattcattgcgaggggctccaacgaggactagggggaagcttacgtgcttctcgatacctcggtaaaaataccggagtcgtcgatgggagtttgcatatctctaccttgctctttagcttccgcatttacattgattgtattactccttttgcggtagagatagcaacacactagcaaaaccatagttacacatttagatagtttatctattgcataagttttgctagggttagaaaaggaggccatagtttagagttagttttttaagttgcctaattcacccccctcttaggcgtcatggtcccctttcaTCAGGTACAAAGCAGAAGTGGAAAACTTCACTGGGTGTAGGATCAAGACACTTAGGTCTGATAGAGGAGGGGAATTTCTAGTTGGTGTGTTTGCAGGAGTATGTGAACAAGCTAGAATTAGGAGGCATCTCACAGCCCCATATTCACCACAGCAAAATGGAGTGGTGGAAAGAAGGAATAGGACTGTGATGGAGATGTCTAGAGCATTGCTGAAAAGCATGATGATTCTAGGGAAATACTGGGGTGAAGCTATCAGGCACTATGTGTACCTCCTAAATAGACTGCCAACCAAGGTGATTGGTGACATAACCCCTTATGAGGCCTGGAATAGAAGGAAGCCAAGCCTTGGGCATCTGAAGGTGTTTGGGTGCACTGCTCATGCTAGGCCAGCTGCACCACATCTGAAGAAACTTAATGATAGAAACAAAGCTTTGGTGTATTTTGGGGTGGAAGAAGGCAGTAAAGCACACATACTATATGATCCTGAGTCAAATAGGATTGTTGTCAGTcgagatgttgtgtttgaagaaGGAAAATGTAGAATTGGTGCTCAGCTTTGGGGGGAGACATCTCAGTTGAGTTTATTGTTGAAAATGAAGATAGGACATGCATATTTGTTGATGGTAATGATGAAGACACACAGCAAGAGCAAGCAGTGCCAACTGAAAATAATTTAGCAACTGGGCAGGGCAGTTTTGAAGTTGTGCCGGAATTGCTACAGTCACCAGCAGCAGACACAATGCAAACTGTCAGTCATGCAGAGAATTCAGTTGTAGGTTTTTCAACACCACAGCATACAATGCATGTTGATGATATTCCACACCATCATCTACTAAAAGTAGTGAGCCAATGAGATTTAGAGCACTAAATGAAATCTATGATGAAACTACTAAAGTGGAATTAATGGATTCAGATGTAGAAGCTTTGCTGGCAGAAACAAAAGAGCCATCTTGTTATAGAGAGGCAGCCGATTATCAAGAGTGTGTTGATGCCATGAACAAGGAAATGCAGTCCATTCTGAAGAACAAGACCTGGGAGTTGGTTAAGCTACTTGCAGGCAAGAAGCCCATTGGGTTGAAGTGGGTTTTCAAACTAAAAAGGAATTCTGATGAAGTGGTGAAGCATAAGGCTAGGTTGGTTGCAAAAGGATATGTCCAGAAACATGGCATAGATTTTGAAGAGGTTTTTGCACATGTTGTTAGATTGGACACAGTGAGAGTGCTATTGGCATTTGTAGGAAACAATGGCTGGAAAGTTCATCACTTAGATGTCAAGTCAGCTTTTCTGCATGGTGAATtggaggaagaggtttatgtgtcTCAACCTAAAGGTTATGCAGTTAAGGGTAAAGAGCAGCATGTACTCAAGTTGAGTAAAGCTCTTTATGGACTTAGACAGGCTCCTAGGGCTTGGAATGTCAAACTTGACAAAAGCCTGAAAAAGTTGAATTTCAAAAGGTGCTTGAGTGAACAAGCAGTGTACACTAGAGGAACAGGAGCAAATGCAGTCACATTGGGGGTTTATGTTGATGACTTGATAGTGACAGGAGGAAATCCAGATGAGATCAAGTTGTTCAAGGAACAGATGATGACTGAATTTGAAATGATAGATTTGGGGCTATTGACTTACTACCTTGGAGTTGAGGTAGATCAGAAAGCAGATTACATCACTGTCAAGTAGTCAGGATATGCTAGAAAGGTTCTGTTGCAATATGGGATGAGTGAGTGTAACTATACCAGATTCCCAATGGAACTAGGGAGCAAACTCAATGCAGATAAAGGTGCATACCAGTTGATGCAACTAAGTATAGGAGAATGATTGGTTGTCTTAGGTACTTACTGCATACCAGACCTGACCTCTCTTACTTAGTGGGTTTGGCTAGCAGGTTCATGGAGAAGCCAACAGTGATGCATACCAAAGCTATGAAATAGATCATGAGATATCCAAAGGGTACTATTGATCTTGGGCTGGTGTATGTCCAAGGTGGAGGTACTAGAGAGATAGTGGGGTACACAGAAAGTGATCTGGGAGCTGATTTGGTAGAGAGAAGGAGCACGGGTGGCATGGCTTTTTACCTAAACAAAAACCTGATCAACTAGTGCACACAAAAGTAAAAGACAGTAGCCTTGTCATCCTATGAAGCTAGGTTTATGGCAGCCACAATAGGAGCTAAGCAGGCATTGTGGCTGAGGAATTTGATCAGTGAGATTACCAAAGAAAAACCAAAGGTAGTAACTCTCTTTGTTGATAACAACTCAGCTATAGCTCTGATGAAAAATCCTGTGTTCCATGGAAGGAGTAAGCACATTGACATCAAATACCATTTCATCAGAGAGTGTGGAGAGGGGACAGATCATTGTGAAGAGAGTTTGCACTGAGGAGCAGAAAGCTGATGCTCTGACCAAGGCTTTGCCCGCTGGGAAGCTATCAGTCATGAGACACTCGCTCGGGGTTAGGGATCTCAGTGTGTGCTAGTCTTAGGGGGTAGTATCTTGGTGAGTAACCCTGCCAACACTGATAGTGAAGACATTCAGTGGAGAAGGCGTAAGTGAGCAGGGTAGGAAGGCTTTAGTTTGAATGTTGAACGCCAGAGCGGAGCTACGGTTGTGGTGACCGCACCCATGACGCGCTACTCTCTGCAGTGTGTGTTTTCAGAGTCATGTATCTTTGTTTAGCGGTTGTATTAGCTAAAGTGTGTGTGCTAGACTATTGGTATAAGGAGCTGGGAGTTCCTTGAGTCGTGTTATCATAGGAACCGCCGGTCAAGCGCATTGTATCGTGAACCATTGTGAGTGAAAAAGGGCACTGTCTCCCGGGCGACCTCCAGGCAGTTGCTTCTATGTTCATCATTTGTTCTCGCGTTCATTGTTCTTGTTGATCGATCTAGCCACCATACAATGAGTAATTGAGATCCTTCGCTAATGAGAATGTCGCCCTAGAAATTTCCACTCCCAAACTTATGTTTCACGCGATCTAGAACTGATATGCTGGTCTTATCTGAATTTCCATCTGGGTGGCAAAGCCCGTGAATATAATCTTCTCAAGCCAGACACATGCAACTGTGTTAGACTGTAAATGTATATATGCGTGTGTATATGGGCCTAGGCCTTGGTATAGCCGGCCGGTCCTCTATTTGGTTAGAGAGATATGAGAAGATCTTGGTTTGGTCCTGTTTCTATAAACCACGAGATCTCCTCTcccctatatatatgtacataggtCTCTCCAATCATTCATTCATTTTCATTCCACGTAATCCTTATTGCTTTCATGGTATCACGAgcttagtttttttttcctttcctggCTGTCGCCCGCCGCCTcactgccatggccggcgccACCCCCCCACCGcttcctcctccgctgctacTGTCGTCGATCCCAACGTTGCTGCTACCGAGTCCAGGGAGGAGCGCGCCCGTGTGGACGCGCAGGCCGACCCCACTGCTGCCGCTGCCCTCCAGTCCATGGAGACACGTGTCAATGCGACCGAGTAGGCCGCTACTGCCGCTGCCCTTCCAGCCGAGCAGGCCGCTGTGGCTTGACTCGCTAAGGAGGAGCACGCCCATGTAGCTCGGGCCGCTCGCGACGCCGCCGCTGCTCGTGCGGCTGATGCCGAGCGTGAAGCTGCCGTTGCTCAGCAGGAGTGGGACGCCGCTGATGCACGACTTCAGGCCGCCCTTGACCGCACGGCTTAGGAGTGCGCCGCGGCCACTCCACCTGACGATGCTGCCCCTGACGACGCCGAGGATGCTGAGGATTTCGCCTCTGCCGACGGTGATGATCCCCATCTTCGCACCGTTCTGCTTCAGCACGAGGCCGCAACCCTCCTCAACCTGCACTCCTAGGCTATGGCCATGCAGAACATTTGGCTATTTGTCCCGCTTGTCCTCGACATTGCCTCTGCCTTCTATGGCTGCTGGCGTCAGTTGTTCCTCCTCGTCATCGGCCGCTACTCCTTGGAGAGCCATGTCCTCTTCGACGCTGCCGCCCCCAACTCTTCGGACTGGGTGCGCATGGACTGTGTCGTGCAAACTTGGATCACCGACACCATCTCTAACGCCCTCGCTGAGGCCGTGATCGAGTTTGGCACCACCGCCCGTGCCTCCTGGCTCACTATCGAGTCACAGTTCCGCAGCAATCGCAAAGCTCGTGCTCTCCAACTCGACGCTGCCTTCCGCAACTTCAAGCAAGGCGACCTCGACATCACTATGTACTACCGTAAAGTCAAGGGCATGGCATATGCCCTCCGTGACCTCGGCGAGCCCGTTAATGATAGGACTCTTGTCCTCAATCTCCAGCGCGGTCTCAATGGCCGTTTGGAAGCCATTGGGCGTCACCTTCGCCGTGAACGTCCGTTTCCTACCTTTCTACAGGCACACAATGACTTGCTCCTAGAGACTCTGCCTCCTTTGGCTATGGCCCTAACAACCACCTTTGGCAGCGCTCGGCCGCCTACGCCCtcgtgtaaggtcgagatggcggactagaggaggggtgaatagtcctttctaaaattaatcgcgtcggctaaccgaaacaagtgcggaattaaaactatcggtctagccaagactacaccctctATCTacattctctagcaccttccaaagatactaattaagccacaaaggtgccgggctagctagagttcacctaaccaattctaggagcaaggtcacacaaacctatgccactagtactttaagcaacaagggagctcctacacatgctagtaagcaaaagcacaaagccacctaatgcttactagcaatgctcaataacaaggcaaccaatgccaaattagagagcgcaaatacttagctacacaagctaagcaaagtgactaacaaggttacacaaaccaaattagccatgcaagggagctacttctatgctacacaagcaagaagataactagtaagctacacaagctaactaattacaagagcaactacacaagcacaatgtatatgaaagtaattacaagcttatgtaacgaggatgcaaaccaacgggaagaa
The sequence above is drawn from the Miscanthus floridulus cultivar M001 chromosome 15, ASM1932011v1, whole genome shotgun sequence genome and encodes:
- the LOC136507213 gene encoding uncharacterized protein, giving the protein MAMQNIWLFVPLVLDIASAFYGCWRQLFLLVIGRYSLESHVLFDAAAPNSSDWVRMDCVVQTWITDTISNALAEAVIEFGTTARASWLTIESQFRSNRKARALQLDAAFRNFKQGDLDITMYYRKVKGMAYALRDLGEPVNDRTLVLNLQRGLNGRLEAIGRHLRRERPFPTFLQAHNDLLLETLPPLAMALTTTFGSARPPTPSCKVEMAD